In Canis lupus baileyi chromosome X, mCanLup2.hap1, whole genome shotgun sequence, one DNA window encodes the following:
- the LOC140627585 gene encoding melanoma-associated antigen B5-like: MPRSQKSKLQASEKRRQAQAEAQAGENAQATAAVEKESTPSFPPQYEDTAQILPPVRASSTSQWYRRAQATTFTSVGASWARSDAEYNNQDYDRANAYEAAYYTENVGEDSLTRKPGLLEQFLLYKYKMKQPILKEDMLKIIGHHYEDQFPEILKKASERIEIVFAVDLKEIDSTRQSYDLISKLKLPNNGRVRAGRGLPKTGLLMNILGMIFMKGNCAAEEDIWKFLGMMQVYAGRKHFIYGEPRKLITKDLVRLQYLEYRQVSNSDPPRYELLWGPKAQAETSKMQVLEFLAKVNDTIPSAFPSYYEEALRDEEARASAIAKVIASSRAMPWNIFPPLVKPEFCYYLDKKI; encoded by the coding sequence ATGCCTCGGAGTCAGAAGAGTAAGCTCCAGGCTTCTGAGAAACGCCGCCAGGCTCAAGCTGAGGCTCAGGCTGGTGAGAATGCTCAGGCCACAGCAGCAGTAGAAAAGGAGTccactccctcctttcctcctcagtACGAAGATACTGCCCAGATTCTGCCTCCTGTTAGGGCAAGTAGCACTTCCCAGTGGTATCGAAGAGCACAAGCCACCACCTTTACTTCTGTAGGTGCTTCTTGGGCTAGATCTGATGCAGAGTACAACAACCAAGATTATGATAGAGCAAATGCCTACGAGGCCGCCTACTACACTGAGAACGTAGGTGAAGATTCTTTGACCAGGAAGCCTGGCCTGCTGGAGCAGTTCCTTCTGTACAAGTATAAAATGAAGCAACCCATTTTGAAGGAAGACATGCTGAAGATTATCGGCCATCATTATGAAGACCAATTTCCTGAGATCCTCAAGAAAGCCTCTGAGCGCATTGAGATTGTCTTCGCAGTCGACCTGAAGGAAATTGACTCAACCAGACAATCGTATGACCTTATCAGCAAACTCAAACTCCCCAACAACGGGAGGGTGCGTGCTGGCAGGGGGTTACCCAAGACCGGTCTGCTGATGAATATCCTGGGAATGATCTTCATGAAGGGCAACTGCGCTGCTGAGGAAGACATCTGGAAGTTCCTGGGTATGATGCAAGTATATGCCGGGAGGAAGCACTTCATCTACGGAGAGCCCAGGAAGCTCATCACCAAAGACTTGGTGAGGCTGCAGTACCTAGAATACCGCCAGGTGTCTAACAGTGATCCTCCACGCTATGAGCTACTGTGGGGTCCGAAAGCTCAAGCTGAAACCAGCAAGATGCAAGTCCTCGAATTTCTGGCAAAAGTCAACGATACCATCCCCAGTGCTTTCCCATCTTATTATGAAGAAGCTCTGCGAGATGAGGAGGCCAGAGCTAGCGCTATTGCCAAAGTCATTGCATCTTCCAGGGCTATGCCCTGGAATATCTTTCCACCCTTAGTGAAACCTGAGTTTTGTTATTATCTAGATAAGAAAATATAA